From Planctomycetota bacterium, one genomic window encodes:
- a CDS encoding competence/damage-inducible protein A — MRADVIAIGDELTTGQRLDTNSQWIAREAGFLGIAVGFHTTVPDDLGDGVRALREAAGRADLVFVTGGLGPTADDLTRDVLAAVAGEPLEERAEALEAIAARFAKRGVAMAESNRRQALFPRGSRLIPNPEGTAPGLDVDLGTAGRSCRVFALPGVPAEMKRMWRDTVVPALVAATGGGTMVFRRIKCFGRGESAIEALLPDLVARGRDPLVGITAHAATITLRIAARGADEAACRARIAPTERIIRECLGGLVFGVEDDEVEDAALAALAEAGGALVTVEGGTCGALAEAAAAAGARRGDGLFRGAEVLPATTAIDALVAAAAAGRRQRGASHALVVGPVDRDEGSDTVEIVLLGPGDERRKRHRLGGDSTIRLSWTARTALDLVRTTLAAGAAGLPPGPAGGAR; from the coding sequence ATGCGAGCTGACGTGATCGCGATCGGCGACGAGTTGACCACCGGTCAACGCCTCGACACCAACAGCCAGTGGATCGCGCGGGAGGCGGGGTTCCTCGGGATCGCCGTCGGCTTTCATACGACCGTCCCCGACGACCTCGGCGACGGCGTCCGCGCGCTGCGTGAAGCCGCCGGTCGGGCCGATCTGGTGTTCGTCACGGGCGGCCTCGGGCCGACCGCCGACGACCTGACCCGCGACGTCCTCGCAGCCGTCGCCGGGGAGCCGCTCGAGGAGCGGGCCGAGGCGCTCGAGGCGATCGCGGCCAGGTTCGCCAAGCGCGGCGTCGCGATGGCCGAATCGAATCGGCGTCAGGCGCTGTTTCCCCGCGGCAGCCGCCTGATCCCGAATCCCGAGGGCACGGCGCCGGGGCTCGACGTCGATCTCGGCACGGCGGGCCGATCCTGCCGGGTGTTCGCCCTGCCGGGGGTGCCGGCGGAGATGAAGCGGATGTGGCGCGACACCGTCGTGCCGGCACTCGTCGCCGCCACCGGGGGGGGCACGATGGTCTTTCGCCGCATCAAGTGCTTCGGCCGCGGTGAGAGCGCCATCGAGGCGCTGCTCCCCGATCTCGTCGCCCGGGGACGCGATCCGCTCGTCGGGATCACGGCCCACGCCGCGACGATCACGCTGCGGATCGCCGCCCGCGGTGCCGACGAGGCCGCATGCCGGGCCCGGATCGCCCCTACCGAGCGGATCATCCGCGAGTGCCTCGGCGGGCTCGTGTTCGGCGTCGAGGACGACGAGGTCGAGGACGCGGCGTTGGCGGCCCTCGCCGAGGCCGGCGGCGCGCTGGTGACCGTCGAGGGGGGCACCTGCGGGGCGCTCGCCGAGGCGGCCGCCGCCGCCGGGGCGCGGCGCGGCGACGGACTGTTTCGCGGCGCCGAGGTCCTGCCGGCGACGACGGCCATCGACGCGCTCGTCGCCGCCGCCGCGGCGGGGCGACGGCAGCGCGGCGCCAGCCACGCGCTGGTCGTCGGACCGGTGGACCGGGACGAGGGCAGCGACACCGTCGAGATCGTGCTTCTTGGGCCGGGAGACGAACGGCGGAAGCGCCACCGCCTCGGCGGTGACTCGACGATCCGGCTGTCGTGGACGGCGCGGACGGCACTCGATCTGGTGCGGACCACGCTTGCAGCGGGGGCCGCCGGGCTGCCGCCGGGGCCGGCCGGAGGAGCGCGATGA
- a CDS encoding PDZ domain-containing protein: protein MTPRPPAAPGLEALRTPLLVLALVAVLVLLCWPSFVGRIQYARTREELAAIRDAAAGAELAPVGKLFTSLARLVGPAVVNVTGSRPVHLVADEVGALWGPRTQLAEDESSASGVIVEADGVVITNYHVVAQATAIEVRLADGRRFDAELVGADPATDLAVLRIEAEGLPTAAWGDSDRLEVGEMVWAIGNPFGLDRTLTYGIISATGRRGVLDDPRQEFLQTDAAVNRGSSGGPLVNVHAEIVGINTAIVGADFQGIAFAIPGNTARNVCRAILDGGPVERGFLGVQLNDPADDEQGGALVVAVDEQSPAAAAGIRRGDVILVFDGKPVADKRTLFLLAARAPVGTAVPVQLVRDGQRVRIDVPIGRRPAEKPR from the coding sequence ATGACGCCACGCCCCCCCGCCGCACCGGGACTGGAGGCGCTGCGCACCCCGTTGCTCGTGCTCGCGCTGGTCGCCGTCCTCGTGCTCCTCTGCTGGCCGTCGTTCGTCGGGCGGATCCAATACGCCCGGACGCGCGAGGAGCTGGCGGCGATCCGCGATGCCGCCGCCGGGGCGGAGCTGGCTCCGGTCGGAAAGCTGTTCACGTCGCTGGCCAGGCTCGTCGGGCCGGCGGTGGTCAACGTCACCGGCAGCCGCCCGGTGCACCTCGTCGCCGACGAGGTCGGCGCGCTGTGGGGCCCGCGCACGCAGCTTGCCGAGGACGAGTCGAGCGCGTCGGGTGTGATCGTCGAAGCCGACGGCGTGGTGATCACCAATTACCACGTCGTCGCCCAGGCGACGGCGATCGAGGTCCGTCTCGCCGACGGCCGGCGCTTCGACGCCGAATTGGTCGGCGCCGATCCGGCGACCGATCTGGCCGTGCTCCGGATCGAGGCCGAGGGGCTGCCGACCGCGGCATGGGGCGACAGCGACCGCCTCGAGGTCGGCGAGATGGTGTGGGCGATCGGCAATCCGTTCGGGCTCGACAGGACGCTGACCTACGGCATCATCAGTGCCACCGGCCGCCGCGGAGTCCTCGACGACCCGCGGCAGGAGTTCCTCCAGACCGATGCCGCCGTCAACCGGGGCAGCTCCGGGGGGCCGCTGGTCAACGTCCACGCCGAGATCGTCGGCATCAACACCGCGATCGTCGGCGCCGATTTCCAGGGGATCGCGTTCGCGATCCCCGGCAACACGGCCCGGAACGTGTGCCGCGCGATCCTCGATGGCGGTCCGGTGGAGCGTGGATTCCTCGGCGTGCAACTCAACGATCCCGCCGACGACGAGCAGGGAGGGGCGCTCGTCGTGGCGGTCGACGAGCAGTCGCCCGCGGCGGCGGCCGGGATCCGGCGCGGTGACGTGATCCTCGTCTTCGACGGCAAGCCGGTCGCGGACAAGCGGACGCTGTTCCTCCTCGCCGCGCGGGCCCCGGTCGGCACCGCGGTGCCGGTGCAACTCGTGCGCGACGGCCAGCGGGTGCGGATCGATGTCCCGATCGGCCGGCGCCCCGCCGAGAAGCCCCGCTGA